From a single Mycolicibacterium mengxianglii genomic region:
- a CDS encoding pirin family protein, with translation MTTATAVDIRRAGDRAKTQIAWLDSKHSFSFGHNYDPGNTHHGLLLVNNDDIVKPGSGFDTHPHRDMEIITWVLRGSLVHQDSTGNSGVIYPGLAQRMSAGKGIMHSEKNDSWRLTGGEDHDEPVHFVQMWVVPDESGITPGYQQLEIDDELMRGKLVTIASGMPEHQGETAIGIRNRYAALHGARLQSGETVHLPEAPYLHLFVPRGEVTLEGAGPLHEGDAVRFTASGGQRVTATEPAEILVWEMHAGLGG, from the coding sequence ATGACCACCGCAACCGCAGTTGATATCCGCCGTGCCGGCGACCGCGCCAAGACGCAGATCGCGTGGCTCGATTCCAAGCATTCGTTCTCGTTCGGCCACAACTACGATCCGGGGAACACCCACCACGGTCTCCTCTTGGTGAACAACGACGATATCGTCAAGCCGGGCAGCGGTTTTGACACCCACCCGCACCGCGACATGGAGATCATCACCTGGGTGTTGCGCGGCTCGCTGGTCCATCAGGACTCCACCGGAAATTCCGGGGTGATCTATCCCGGCCTGGCCCAGCGGATGTCGGCGGGCAAGGGCATCATGCATTCCGAGAAGAACGACTCCTGGCGCCTCACCGGCGGCGAAGACCATGACGAGCCAGTCCATTTCGTCCAGATGTGGGTGGTTCCCGACGAATCCGGGATCACTCCGGGCTACCAGCAACTCGAGATCGACGACGAGTTGATGCGCGGAAAACTGGTCACCATCGCCTCCGGCATGCCCGAGCATCAGGGCGAGACGGCCATCGGCATCCGTAACCGGTATGCCGCGCTGCACGGTGCGCGGTTGCAGTCCGGCGAGACAGTCCACCTTCCGGAAGCGCCCTACCTGCACCTGTTCGTGCCGCGCGGCGAAGTCACCCTCGAAGGAGCCGGCCCGCTGCACGAAGGCGACGCGGTGCGTTTCACCGCCTCGGGCGGACAGCGGGTCACCGCCACCGAACCCGCCGAGATCCTGGTTTGGGAGATGCATGCCGGGCTTGGCGGGTAA